Proteins encoded in a region of the Nitrospirota bacterium genome:
- a CDS encoding PKD domain-containing protein, with protein MDFEGDGIIDYTGASFESISHTYTLEGIFYPTLYVTDTQGNIYSDVIAITVLSKTEMDNMPVMAEMLQDMADIRLIESKGNRAEYDLLMVKESTEHAFYVEFVKDVNGIWKINFF; from the coding sequence ATGGACTTTGAAGGAGATGGGATTATTGACTACACTGGAGCTTCTTTTGAGAGCATAAGCCATACATATACCTTAGAAGGAATCTTTTATCCGACTCTGTATGTAACAGACACTCAAGGCAATATTTATTCTGATGTGATTGCAATCACTGTGCTTTCAAAGACAGAGATGGATAACATGCCTGTTATGGCTGAGATGTTACAGGATATGGCAGATATAAGGTTGATTGAATCGAAGGGTAATCGTGCCGAATATGATTTGCTCATGGTTAAGGAAAGCACCGAACATGCATTTTATGTTGAGTTCGTGAAAGATGTTAATGGCATATGGAAAATTAATTTCTTTTAG